The following coding sequences lie in one Montipora foliosa isolate CH-2021 chromosome 11, ASM3666993v2, whole genome shotgun sequence genomic window:
- the LOC137976475 gene encoding 52 kDa repressor of the inhibitor of the protein kinase-like has protein sequence MANLIRDYFCQCLEKCPHFSLIADETTSHGREILSVCLRFLDFVEDPCCPIKREVLIDLCDLTRTTGKAIATALTESLKKHKIDIANCRGQAYDTTSSMSSSKKGVQAEIAKCAPDADYQGCCLHALNLAICHACEIRPIQNMMDSCRELYSFFDNSPKRQRFLDIVIDVLGKGETKKRKLKNLCKTRWIERHSTFETIYDLYEYVVTTLDEICVPSEDERFECPGEESWDWDASTRTLANGLRHTMKSFGHIFCFVCAMDMLEPMRPLVSALQGRLVEVYFGFKKVEEVMNSYTDIRSGIDKWFERLYTKVLRLSELVGSAEERPRVNRRGATPAETAKEYWKRAVAIPFLDIVSSELKSRFSHEKRAHYELCALVPEVISKKDENAVTSLLNVLKEKWEHILPLPAAFESELFRWSNHWKRQEAMPDESVTSIIASHADRIFFPNIRELLKILAVLPIGSTEAERSFSCLRRLHTWLRSTMTTDRLSDLSVIAMHGNTMVALETDSICRAFMKLHPRRMTEPSLFGQ, from the coding sequence ATGGCCAACTTAATTCGTGACTACTTTTGTCAATGTCTTGAGAAGTGTccccatttttctttaattgctgATGAGACGACATCCCATGGGCGAGAAATTTTGTCAGTGTGCCTTCGATTTCTGGATTTTGTCGAGGATCCATGCTGCCCAATAAAGCGTGAAGTGCTCATCGACTTGTGTGACCTCACTAGGACTACTGGGAAGGCCATAGCCACGGCACTCacagaaagcttgaaaaagCATAAGATTGATATAGCTAATTGCAGAGGTCAGGCTTATGACACGACATCATCCATGAGTTCAAGCAAAAAAGGTGTTCAAGCCGAAATCGCCAAATGTGCACCCGACGCTGACTATCAAGGATGCTGCCTGCATGCATTGAATCTTGCAATTTGTCATGCTTGCGAAATAAGACCGATACAAAACATGATGGACAGTTGCCGTGAATTGTACAGTTTTTTCGACAACTCCCCAAAAAGGCAACGCTTTTTGGATATTGTTATTGACGTCTTGGGAAAAGGTGAGACCAAAAAACGGAAATTGAAAAACTTGTGCAAAACAAGATGGATTGAGCGTCACTCAACGTTTGAAACAATCTACGATCTATACGAATATGTGGTCACTACCCTAGATGAAATATGCGTTCCCTCGGAGGATGAGCGCTTTGAATGTCCAGGCGAGGAGTCATGGGATTGGGATGCCAGTACTCGAACATTAGCAAATGGACTGAGACACACAATGAAAAGCTTTGGGCacattttctgttttgtgtGCGCGATGGACATGCTGGAACCAATGAGACCACTTGTTAGTGCACTCCAAGGTCGCCTCGTAGAAGTCTATTTTGGCTTCAAAAAAGTGGAGGAGGTCATGAATTCCTATACTGACATTCGGAGTGGCATAGATAAGTGGTTCGAGCGTTTGTACACGAAAGTTTTGCGTCTTTCAGAGTTGGTTGGATCGGCTGAAGAGCGACCACGTGTTAATCGTAGGGGTGCCACTCCAGCAGAAACGGCTAAGGAGTACTGGAAGCGCGCTGTCGCAATACCGTTTTTAGACATAGTTTCATCGGAATTGAAGTCCCGTTTCAGCCACGAAAAGCGAGCTCATTATGAGCTGTGTGCCCTCGTGCCAGAGGTAATCAGCAAAAAAGATGAAAACGCTGTAACTAGCCTTCTCAACGTTCTGAAAGAGAAATGGGAGCATATTCTTCCGCTACCTGCGGCGTTTGAAAGTGAGCTGTTTCGCTGGTCGAATCATTGGAAGAGGCAAGAAGCTATGCCAGATGAATCCGTTACATCCATTATAGCCAGCCATGCAGATCGTATTTTCTTCCCCAATATACGTGAGCTGCTAAAGATTCTGGCTGTCTTACCTATTGGAAGCACCGAGGCCGAAAGGTCATTCTCCTGTCTCCGCAGACTCCACACCTGGCTGAGATCGACAATGACCACGGACAGACTCTCTGATTTGTCCGTCATCGCCATGCATGGTAACACGATGGTTGCTCTGGAGACCGACAGCATTTGCCGAGCATTTATGAAACTCCATCCAAGAAGGATGACGGAACCATCACTTTTTGGGCAGTAA